Part of the Salvelinus namaycush isolate Seneca chromosome 25, SaNama_1.0, whole genome shotgun sequence genome is shown below.
GACTACACGCCATAGACAAAGGAAATCACAGCTCCTCACAGATTCAATGGAGGAATGCACCGGTTCCCCCTGCACCTCTGAAAATGAATGCCAACCTCAGTTCCCCTCAGGGGGAGTCCTCTCCGCAGCGAGTTACGGGACTGGAGAGCTCGCTGGCGACTAATGCTAGCTTGAGCGGAGAGGTCGGGCTAGGGGGCCTGCTGACATCGGAACCCTACCCTTACATCATCAACGAGCCCAACAAGTGCCGGGAGGGCGACCCAGAACCCTTACTGGTGCTGCTGATAGCCACGGAGGCCCAGCAGGTGGAGGCCAGGGAGGCCATCCGGCAAACATGGGGAAACGAGAGTGTGGTCCCAGGCCTTGCCCGGCTCTTCTTGCTGGGTGTGAAGAAGGGTGAGGTGGGCCGCCTGCAGCAGAGCAGCCTGGAGGCAGAGAGCAGGAGACACCATGACATCATCCAGCAGGACTTCATGGACACGTACAACAACCTAACCATCAAAACCCTGATGGGCATGCACTGGGTGGCCGTGCACTGCCCGGGCGCCAATTACGTCATGAAGACAGACAGTGACATGTTTGTCAACACCAAGTATCTCGTCCACAAGCTGCTCCGGCCCAAAAATCAGCCCAAACGTGACTATTTCACAGGCTACCTGATGAAGGGCTATGCGCCCAACAGGAATAAGAACAGCAAGTGGTACATGTCCCCTGAGCTGTATCCAAGCGAGAGGTACCCCACCTTCTGCTCAGGAACTGGCTACGTGTTCTCGGGGGACCTGGCGGGGAAGATCTACAGGGCTTCTCTAGGCATTCGCAGGCTGCATCTGGAGGACGTCTACATGGGCATCTGCCTGGCCAAGCTACGGATCGAACCCACACCGCCACCCAATGAGTTCCTGTTCAACCACTGGCGGGTGTCCTACTCCAGCTGCAAGTACAGCCACCTTATCACCTCCCACCAGTTTCACCC
Proteins encoded:
- the LOC120020619 gene encoding beta-1,3-galactosyltransferase 2-like, whose translation is MQWRRRYCCTHVARLLSLLSLLVVLVILRHQDWLPGIKGPTLRRENPVAYTEGGLHAIDKGNHSSSQIQWRNAPVPPAPLKMNANLSSPQGESSPQRVTGLESSLATNASLSGEVGLGGLLTSEPYPYIINEPNKCREGDPEPLLVLLIATEAQQVEAREAIRQTWGNESVVPGLARLFLLGVKKGEVGRLQQSSLEAESRRHHDIIQQDFMDTYNNLTIKTLMGMHWVAVHCPGANYVMKTDSDMFVNTKYLVHKLLRPKNQPKRDYFTGYLMKGYAPNRNKNSKWYMSPELYPSERYPTFCSGTGYVFSGDLAGKIYRASLGIRRLHLEDVYMGICLAKLRIEPTPPPNEFLFNHWRVSYSSCKYSHLITSHQFHPNELLKYWHHLQRNACINASND